Within Candidatus Anoxymicrobium japonicum, the genomic segment AGAAGGCTTCGGGTGGGGTCGAGACTGCCAGGCCGCTCGTGGTGCTCGTGAACGGGGGCAGCGCCAGCTCCTCCGAGATTGTGGCAGGGGCGCTCAAGGACAGGGAACGGGCCGTGCTTGTAGGAATCAGGACGTACGGCAAAGGATCGGTGCAGAAAGTGTTCGCGTTAGGCGACGGAAGCGCGGTCAAGCTTACTATATCGCTTTACTATTTGCCAAAAGGCGAGTCGATAGATGGCAAGGGGATTCAGCCGCATGTGGTCGTCGAAGACAAGAGTGATCAGGCTAAAGAGGAAGCAGCCCAGTTCGATAAGGCCAAACAGGCTCTCGAGAACATGATTGAAGGGAAACCGCCGATAAGCCTCCTGCCGGAAACGTTGCCGATCGCGGCCTGAAGGAGGTTCGGGATGTTTCCCCCGCCCTCCGCTCGCGGACTTGAGACGTCGGTCGAGGAAAACACCCCTCGCTTTACTTAAAAACGCATAATTTGGTTTGACCCCATTATGCCCCATATCCTGTGGTGTCATCGCCCGGTGTTATACTCAGGTGTTATACTCATCTTATGTCCAAAAATGATGATCGGATGGCCAACCAGGTCAAGTCCACAAATCGCAAGGCCTTGCGGGATTACCAGGTCGAGGACAAGCTCGAGGCGGGCCTGGTTCTGACGGGTAGTGAGATCAAGTCTATCCGCAGAGGACGGGCGACGCTGGTCGATTCGTACGCGGCGATCGAGGGCGGGGAGGCTTTTGTTCACGGGATGAACATCTCGCCGTACGCGCAGGCGTCCTGTTTCGGGCACGATCCGATGAGGACGCGCAAGCTCCTGCTCCACAGGGGGGAGATAGAGCGTTTGACCGGCAAGATCGCCGAGAAAGGCTATACTCTGATCCCGTTGAGGTTGTAT encodes:
- a CDS encoding SsrA-binding protein translates to MSKNDDRMANQVKSTNRKALRDYQVEDKLEAGLVLTGSEIKSIRRGRATLVDSYAAIEGGEAFVHGMNISPYAQASCFGHDPMRTRKLLLHRGEIERLTGKIAEKGYTLIPLRLYIKDGKAKLELGLARGRRQYDKRREIARRDAAREIDRAQRRKVRTVRTTSSDG